One window of Microcoleus vaginatus PCC 9802 genomic DNA carries:
- the cobA gene encoding uroporphyrinogen-III C-methyltransferase — protein sequence MKNQKGKVYLVGAGPGDCNLMTVRSHQLLSQAEVLIYDALIDIPQLELIPATCRKIEVGKRGGKPSTQQQEINRLLVEHCQLGKQIVRLKSGDPFIFGRSSSEIQALITAGCNFEVIPGISSALSAPLLAGIPLTDPVMSRCFAVMSAHEPDALEWEALVQIETLVILMGGRNLSEIIWQLHKHGRSTETPIAIIRDCGRPEQQIWLGTLSNIVQQTAGQSLSPCVIVIGEVVRLREYLIQPESTNMIDTPVTTNNSKLPLAGKTILVTRSVSQSAEFSDRLQQQGARVIEMPALVIGPPSSWEPLDSAIAQLSSFHWLILTSHNAVDCFFQRLQAKGKDARSLFGIKIAVVGKKTAESLRSHSLQPDFIPPNFVADSLVDNFPDNLQNCKILFPRVESGGREVLVKEFTTKGAQVIEVPAYQSCCPETIDPIALSALQNQAVDIITFASSKTVHNFCNLIQESPKLSLSKDWLENVCIASIGPETSKSCQNLLGKLDVEAKEYTLDGLTEAIVEWVAGYQRLIGG from the coding sequence GTGAAAAACCAAAAAGGGAAAGTTTATCTAGTCGGTGCGGGACCCGGAGATTGTAACTTGATGACAGTGCGATCGCACCAACTGCTATCCCAAGCCGAAGTCTTAATCTACGATGCTCTCATCGACATCCCGCAACTCGAATTAATCCCAGCAACTTGTCGGAAAATCGAAGTCGGTAAACGCGGCGGCAAACCTTCCACGCAGCAGCAAGAAATCAACCGTTTGCTGGTAGAACATTGCCAACTCGGAAAACAAATCGTGCGGCTAAAAAGCGGCGATCCGTTTATTTTTGGTCGTTCTAGTTCCGAAATTCAAGCATTAATCACAGCGGGCTGCAACTTTGAAGTAATACCCGGAATTTCTTCCGCCCTATCCGCACCTTTACTAGCAGGAATTCCCCTCACAGATCCGGTAATGAGTCGCTGTTTTGCAGTGATGAGCGCCCATGAGCCGGACGCTCTGGAATGGGAAGCATTAGTGCAGATAGAAACTTTGGTAATATTGATGGGAGGACGCAATTTAAGTGAGATCATCTGGCAATTGCACAAGCACGGACGCTCGACCGAAACTCCGATCGCCATTATCCGAGATTGTGGCCGCCCCGAACAGCAAATTTGGCTGGGCACTCTCTCCAACATTGTACAGCAAACAGCAGGCCAATCTTTATCGCCTTGCGTGATCGTAATTGGGGAAGTAGTTAGATTGCGCGAATATTTAATCCAGCCAGAAAGCACAAATATGATCGATACACCTGTCACCACTAATAACAGCAAATTGCCGCTAGCAGGAAAAACCATTTTAGTCACGCGATCGGTTTCTCAGTCGGCTGAATTTAGCGATCGACTCCAGCAACAAGGAGCCCGCGTTATCGAAATGCCCGCCTTGGTAATTGGGCCACCTTCGAGTTGGGAACCATTAGACAGCGCGATCGCACAATTGTCAAGCTTTCACTGGTTAATTCTCACTTCCCATAACGCTGTAGACTGCTTTTTTCAACGATTACAAGCAAAAGGCAAAGACGCCCGGAGTTTGTTTGGTATTAAAATCGCCGTTGTCGGGAAAAAAACAGCAGAAAGTTTGCGATCGCACTCTCTACAACCAGACTTTATTCCCCCCAACTTTGTCGCCGATTCCCTAGTCGATAACTTCCCCGATAACTTGCAAAACTGCAAGATTCTATTTCCAAGAGTAGAAAGCGGCGGCAGAGAAGTTTTAGTTAAAGAATTCACCACCAAAGGAGCGCAAGTAATAGAAGTGCCAGCTTACCAATCTTGCTGTCCCGAAACAATCGATCCGATCGCCCTATCCGCACTCCAAAATCAAGCCGTAGATATCATAACATTTGCCAGTTCCAAAACCGTACATAACTTTTGCAATCTCATACAAGAAAGCCCAAAATTGTCCCTGTCTAAGGATTGGTTGGAAAACGTTTGCATCGCATCCATCGGCCCGGAAACTTCCAAAAGCTGCCAAAATTTATTGGGTAAGTTAGATGTGGAAGCCAAAGAATATACCTTAGATGGATTGACTGAGGCGATCGTGGAATGGGTGGCAGGATATCAAAGATTGATCGGCGGTTGA
- a CDS encoding glycosyltransferase, protein MQIIIITAADANYFELVRGTILSVREKPEGENVAIGFFDLGCTPQQLQWLETQVNIIQKPDWDFDFPGRNEAPEHLKGLLVRPCLRKYFPNFDIYLWIDADAWVQDWRAINLLVEGASRRGLAIVPEVHRASLQQYGQLPQFWQWVYQQYEANFGEEIANKLYSYPILNAGVFALRKDALHWEIWADKLNQGLQRSGCVMTDQFALNLAVYSGKLFNLTEMLPAWCNWIFNGFPVWDKQRGCFVEPYLPQEAIGILHLAGRQQFDRVQLMATDGDILEISVRYQPKKQAAIPIFQKPKMTYQQSELSKNNLLQPGDYVSPGFQIIIPDSYFPNMIIADPNASNWPYLRREIPHNWYADKRYPFIGFLNRDEAHILYNTALQFKGKKALEIGCWLGWSACHLALAGVELDVVDPLLEREDIRQSVIDSIQGALNASGVQTSVELIPGYSPQRVEEFSAQFNRKWSLIFIDGEHGGDGPLNDAIACEKLAEEDAIILFHDLTAPDVGTGLDYLKQRGWQTVVYQTMQIMGAAWRGNVEPVKHQPDPNISWQFPAHLHGYNISSLETINSQTASQINQNQQSSYTRDFHQLIGEGTRSSAREIIPLLLDLLQPILPKSVVDVGCGTGSWLAAFHKLGIADCLGIDGDYVDRTILQIPLNQFQSADLKQPLQLNRKFDLAISLEVAAHLPATCAENFVNSLTQLAPVILFSAAIPFQGGVEHVNEQWPQYWVYYFQKNGYAVIDCLRKKIWNNDKVEPWYAQNILIFVKQEYLSGYPRLVNEYQNTDLNQLAIVHPKIYFYSLQAARNSAHNLQSESVKQVTASPQLADRPLVSVIIPCYNQSHFLVEAVTSVINQTYKNWEIIIVNDGSLDTTSTVAKNAIAANPQHQIRLIEQANQGISMARNTGIAAANGQYIMPLDADDILAPNALSCLLEICLKSTVPCIAFGSYQLFGGNENHTIPSYDLYSPKKIKQFNMICTSSLYHKSVWNLVNGYKAEMKEGYEDWEFWVNCHKHSIPFLGTREIVLNYRRVHGSRNETAQSYHHKLVAQVVSYNPELYDIESVNSANKLLESIAN, encoded by the coding sequence ATGCAGATTATCATCATCACGGCCGCCGATGCAAATTACTTTGAATTGGTGCGAGGTACTATTTTATCGGTGCGGGAAAAACCCGAGGGCGAAAATGTGGCGATCGGCTTTTTCGATCTCGGCTGCACTCCCCAACAGTTGCAGTGGCTGGAAACACAAGTTAATATCATTCAAAAGCCCGATTGGGACTTTGACTTTCCTGGCAGAAATGAAGCTCCCGAACATTTAAAAGGATTATTAGTTAGACCTTGTTTGCGAAAATACTTTCCCAATTTTGATATATACCTTTGGATCGATGCGGATGCTTGGGTTCAAGACTGGAGAGCCATTAATTTGTTGGTTGAAGGAGCATCGCGCCGGGGACTGGCAATTGTTCCCGAAGTTCACAGGGCGAGCTTGCAGCAGTACGGGCAACTTCCTCAGTTTTGGCAGTGGGTTTATCAACAATACGAAGCTAACTTTGGTGAAGAAATTGCTAATAAATTATACAGTTATCCGATATTAAATGCCGGAGTTTTCGCACTCCGAAAAGATGCTTTGCACTGGGAAATTTGGGCTGACAAACTCAATCAAGGATTGCAAAGATCCGGCTGTGTCATGACAGATCAATTTGCCCTCAACCTCGCTGTTTACAGTGGCAAATTGTTCAATCTGACTGAAATGCTCCCAGCTTGGTGCAATTGGATATTCAACGGTTTTCCGGTTTGGGACAAGCAGCGAGGCTGTTTTGTGGAGCCGTACTTGCCGCAGGAGGCGATCGGCATTTTGCATTTAGCTGGCCGCCAGCAGTTTGACCGAGTACAATTGATGGCAACTGACGGCGATATACTGGAAATTAGCGTCCGTTATCAACCTAAAAAACAGGCAGCAATACCAATATTTCAAAAACCCAAAATGACTTACCAACAATCTGAACTAAGCAAAAATAATTTATTACAACCAGGCGATTATGTTTCCCCAGGCTTCCAAATAATTATACCTGACTCCTATTTCCCCAATATGATTATTGCCGATCCAAATGCAAGTAACTGGCCTTACTTGCGCCGGGAAATTCCGCATAATTGGTATGCAGACAAGCGCTATCCATTCATCGGGTTTTTGAATCGCGACGAAGCGCACATCCTTTACAATACAGCCCTGCAATTCAAAGGTAAAAAAGCCTTAGAAATAGGCTGCTGGCTAGGGTGGTCTGCCTGTCACTTAGCCCTCGCAGGAGTTGAGTTAGATGTCGTCGATCCGCTGTTAGAAAGAGAGGACATTAGACAAAGCGTAATCGACTCAATTCAAGGTGCTCTAAATGCGTCGGGCGTTCAAACATCAGTCGAGCTAATACCCGGCTATAGCCCCCAAAGAGTAGAAGAATTTTCCGCTCAATTCAACCGCAAATGGTCGTTAATTTTTATTGACGGAGAACACGGAGGTGATGGGCCGTTAAATGATGCCATTGCGTGTGAAAAATTGGCTGAGGAAGATGCAATAATTTTATTTCACGATTTAACCGCTCCAGATGTTGGTACAGGTTTAGATTACTTGAAGCAAAGGGGATGGCAAACGGTAGTATATCAAACAATGCAAATTATGGGGGCTGCTTGGCGGGGCAATGTCGAGCCAGTAAAACATCAACCCGACCCCAATATTTCCTGGCAGTTCCCAGCACATTTGCACGGTTACAATATTAGCAGTTTAGAGACAATTAATTCTCAAACAGCCAGCCAAATTAATCAAAACCAACAGTCATCTTATACAAGAGATTTTCACCAATTAATCGGAGAAGGAACTCGCAGTTCTGCTAGAGAAATTATTCCCCTGCTGTTAGACTTGCTGCAACCCATTTTACCTAAAAGTGTGGTAGATGTGGGCTGCGGTACGGGAAGTTGGTTAGCTGCGTTCCACAAGTTGGGAATTGCTGATTGTTTGGGAATAGATGGTGATTATGTCGATCGCACTATTTTACAAATTCCTTTAAATCAGTTCCAATCCGCCGATTTAAAGCAACCGCTGCAACTAAACAGAAAATTTGACTTAGCAATTTCTCTGGAAGTTGCCGCACATTTGCCGGCTACCTGTGCCGAAAACTTTGTTAATTCTCTCACTCAACTAGCACCGGTGATTCTGTTTTCTGCTGCGATACCATTTCAAGGAGGCGTCGAACACGTTAACGAACAGTGGCCACAATATTGGGTTTATTACTTTCAGAAAAACGGCTATGCAGTTATTGACTGCTTGAGAAAAAAGATATGGAACAATGACAAAGTAGAGCCTTGGTACGCTCAGAATATCTTGATTTTTGTTAAACAAGAATACTTGTCGGGATATCCGAGGTTAGTAAATGAATATCAAAATACCGATCTGAATCAATTAGCCATCGTCCATCCCAAGATTTATTTTTACAGCTTGCAAGCTGCTAGAAATTCTGCACATAATTTACAATCAGAAAGTGTCAAACAAGTTACAGCATCGCCCCAATTGGCAGATAGACCTTTGGTATCTGTGATTATTCCCTGCTACAATCAATCTCATTTTTTGGTGGAAGCAGTAACTAGCGTGATTAACCAAACTTACAAAAATTGGGAAATTATCATTGTCAATGACGGCAGCTTAGATACTACCAGTACAGTAGCAAAAAATGCGATTGCAGCAAATCCCCAGCATCAAATTAGGCTAATAGAACAAGCTAATCAAGGGATATCAATGGCTAGAAATACTGGCATAGCGGCAGCAAACGGCCAATACATAATGCCCTTAGATGCCGATGATATCTTAGCTCCAAATGCATTGAGTTGTCTTTTAGAAATATGTCTAAAATCCACAGTACCTTGCATAGCATTTGGTTCTTATCAACTTTTTGGCGGCAATGAAAATCACACAATACCCAGTTATGATTTATATTCACCAAAAAAGATCAAACAATTTAATATGATTTGCACGTCTTCATTGTATCACAAATCAGTTTGGAATTTGGTCAACGGTTACAAAGCAGAGATGAAAGAAGGTTATGAGGATTGGGAATTTTGGGTTAATTGTCACAAACATAGCATTCCTTTTTTGGGAACGAGAGAAATAGTTCTTAATTATCGTCGCGTTCATGGTTCTAGGAATGAAACTGCTCAAAGTTACCATCATAAATTGGTAGCACAAGTTGTTTCTTACAATCCCGAACTATACGATATTGAAAGTGTAAACAGTGCTAACAAACTATTGGAATCAATCGCAAATTAA